A genomic segment from Nicotiana tabacum cultivar K326 chromosome 9, ASM71507v2, whole genome shotgun sequence encodes:
- the LOC107778413 gene encoding ubiquitin-conjugating enzyme E2-23 kDa translates to MSSPSKRRDMDVMKLMMSDYTVETINDGITEFNVEFHGPKESLYEGGVWKIRVELPDAYPYKSPSIGFLNKIFHPNVDELSGSVCLDVINQSWSPMFDLLNVFEVFLPQLLLYPNPSDPLNGDAASLMMKDKNQYEQKVKEYCERYAKKENIVGSPKDESDEEISEEDFSGQSDSDDEVVGHADP, encoded by the exons ATGTCTTCTCCAAGCAAAAGAAGAGATATGGATGTTATGAAATT GATGATGAGTGATTACACAGTGGAGACAATAAATGATGGAATTACGGAGTTCAATGTGGAATTTCACGGCCCAAAAGAAA GTCTTTATGAAGGCGGAGTCTGGAAAATAAGGGTCGAGTTACCAGATGCTTATCCTTACAAGTCTCCTTCCATTGGGTTTCTCAACAAAATATTTCACCCCAATGTTGATGAGCT GTCTGGCTCTGTATGTTTGGATGTCATCAATCAGTCATGGAGCCCTATGTTTG ATCTCTTAAATGTATTTGAGGTGTTCCTGCCCCAGCTTTTGCTATATCCAAATCCTTCGGATCCATTGAATGGTGATGCAGCATCTCTGATGATGAAAGACAAGAATCAGTATGAGCAAAAAGTGAAAG AGTATTGTGAGCGATATGCAAAGAAGGAGAACATCGTTGGCTCACCGAAAGATGAGAGTGATGAAGAGATTAGTGAAGAGGATTTCAGTGGACAGAGCGATAGTGATGACGAAGTTGTTGGACATGCTGATCCCTGA